The Mus musculus strain C57BL/6J chromosome 2, GRCm38.p6 C57BL/6J genome has a window encoding:
- the Ttpal gene encoding alpha-tocopherol transfer protein-like isoform 2 (isoform 2 is encoded by transcript variant 3), translating to MSEESDSLRTSPSVASLSENELPLPPPDPPGYVCSLTEDLVTKAREELQEKPEWRLRDVQALRDMVRKEYPYLSTSLDDAFLLRFLRARKFDYDRALQLLVNYHGCRRSWPEVFSNLRPSALKDVLNSGFLTVLPHTDPRGCHVLCIRPDRWIPSNYPITENIRAVYLTLEKLIQSEETQVNGIVILADYKGVSLSKASHFGPFIAKKDGFPIRIKAVHIVNEPRIFKGIFAIIKPFLKEKIANRFFLHGSDLNSLHTNLPRNILPKEYGGTAGELDTASWNAVLLASEEDFVKEFCQPMPACDNLLGQPLLPEGLISDAQCDDSMRAMKSQLYSCY from the exons ATGTCAGAAGAAAGTGACTCTCTGAGAACCAGCCCCTCTGTGGCCTCACTCTCCGAAAATgagctgccactgcctccaccggACCCTCCCGGCTACGTGTGCTCCCTGACAGAAGACTTGGTCACCAAAGCCAGGGAAGAGCTGCAGGAGAAGCCCGAGTGGAGGCTGCGGGATGTGCAGGCCCTCCGAGACATGGTGCGGAAGGAGTACCCATACCTGAGCACGTCGCTGGACGATGCCTTCCTGTTGCGCTTTCTGAGGGCCCGAAAGTTTGATTATGACCGGGCCCTGCAGCTGCTGGTCAACTACCACGGCTGCAGGCGGAGCTGGCCAGAGGTCTTCAGCAACCTGAGGCCGTCAGCCCTGAAAGACGTTCTCAACTCTGGATTCCTTACAGTGCTGCCCCACACGGACCCCAGGGGctgccatgtcctctgcatcCGACCAG ACAGATGGATACCAAGCAACTACCCAATTACCGAGAACATCCGAGCCGTATACTTGACATTAGAAAAACTCATTCAGTCCGAGGAGACCCAGGTGAACGGGATTGTTATCCTTGCCGACTACAAGGGAGTGAGCTTATCAAAAGCATCTCATTTTGGGCCTTTTATAGCCAAAAAG GATGGCTTCCCCATTCGGATAAAAGCAGTTCACATAGTGAACGAACCTCGGATATTTAAGGGCATTTTCGCCATCATAAAACCATTTCTGAAGGAGAAAATTGCTAACAGG TTCTTCCTCCATGGGTCTGACCTGAACTCTCTCCACACAAACCTGCCAAGGAATATCCTCCCCAAGGAGTATGGGGGCACAGCTGGGGAGCTGGACACTGCCTCCTGGAACGCCGTGCTGCTGGCCTCAGAGGAGGATTTTGTGAAAGAGTTCTGCCAGCCCATGCCTGCCTGCGACAACCTCCTGGGCCAGCCCCTGCTACCTGAGGGGCTGATCTCAGATGCGCAGTGTGATGACTCCATGCGAGCCATGAAGTCCCAGCTCTACTCCTGCTATTAG
- the Ttpal gene encoding alpha-tocopherol transfer protein-like isoform 1 (isoform 1 is encoded by transcript variant 1) has translation MSEESDSLRTSPSVASLSENELPLPPPDPPGYVCSLTEDLVTKAREELQEKPEWRLRDVQALRDMVRKEYPYLSTSLDDAFLLRFLRARKFDYDRALQLLVNYHGCRRSWPEVFSNLRPSALKDVLNSGFLTVLPHTDPRGCHVLCIRPDRWIPSNYPITENIRAVYLTLEKLIQSEETQVNGIVILADYKGVSLSKASHFGPFIAKKVIGILQDGFPIRIKAVHIVNEPRIFKGIFAIIKPFLKEKIANRFFLHGSDLNSLHTNLPRNILPKEYGGTAGELDTASWNAVLLASEEDFVKEFCQPMPACDNLLGQPLLPEGLISDAQCDDSMRAMKSQLYSCY, from the exons ATGTCAGAAGAAAGTGACTCTCTGAGAACCAGCCCCTCTGTGGCCTCACTCTCCGAAAATgagctgccactgcctccaccggACCCTCCCGGCTACGTGTGCTCCCTGACAGAAGACTTGGTCACCAAAGCCAGGGAAGAGCTGCAGGAGAAGCCCGAGTGGAGGCTGCGGGATGTGCAGGCCCTCCGAGACATGGTGCGGAAGGAGTACCCATACCTGAGCACGTCGCTGGACGATGCCTTCCTGTTGCGCTTTCTGAGGGCCCGAAAGTTTGATTATGACCGGGCCCTGCAGCTGCTGGTCAACTACCACGGCTGCAGGCGGAGCTGGCCAGAGGTCTTCAGCAACCTGAGGCCGTCAGCCCTGAAAGACGTTCTCAACTCTGGATTCCTTACAGTGCTGCCCCACACGGACCCCAGGGGctgccatgtcctctgcatcCGACCAG ACAGATGGATACCAAGCAACTACCCAATTACCGAGAACATCCGAGCCGTATACTTGACATTAGAAAAACTCATTCAGTCCGAGGAGACCCAGGTGAACGGGATTGTTATCCTTGCCGACTACAAGGGAGTGAGCTTATCAAAAGCATCTCATTTTGGGCCTTTTATAGCCAAAAAGGTGATTGGCATCCTTCAG GATGGCTTCCCCATTCGGATAAAAGCAGTTCACATAGTGAACGAACCTCGGATATTTAAGGGCATTTTCGCCATCATAAAACCATTTCTGAAGGAGAAAATTGCTAACAGG TTCTTCCTCCATGGGTCTGACCTGAACTCTCTCCACACAAACCTGCCAAGGAATATCCTCCCCAAGGAGTATGGGGGCACAGCTGGGGAGCTGGACACTGCCTCCTGGAACGCCGTGCTGCTGGCCTCAGAGGAGGATTTTGTGAAAGAGTTCTGCCAGCCCATGCCTGCCTGCGACAACCTCCTGGGCCAGCCCCTGCTACCTGAGGGGCTGATCTCAGATGCGCAGTGTGATGACTCCATGCGAGCCATGAAGTCCCAGCTCTACTCCTGCTATTAG